The nucleotide window CCAGGAGGTGAGGACAGGTCGATTCCGTGAGGATCTGTATTATCGGCTGAACGTGGTCAGCGTAGCGCTGCCGCCCTTGCGCGAGCGAAAGGAGGACATCCCGCTCCTGATTGAGCACTTCTTGCGGCAACTCCGGGTGACCGGTCAGAAGGCCAAGACCGTCTCCCCGGAGGCCATGTCGTCGCTTGCGGACTACCCATGGCCGGGCAATGTACGGGAACTCGCCAACGCGATCGAGCGCCTGCTGATCCTCTCCTCCGGCGACGTCATTGGCCTCGAAGACCTGCCACCCAACATCCGGTTTCCGAGCGGATCGGCGGGTGGCCCCGCCTCGTTGGCGGAAATGGAGCGGCTGCACCTTATCCGTGTACTCGGTCATACGAAAGGCAAAAAGATGCAGGCCGCGCGACTGCTCGGCATCGACCTCAAAACCTTGAATAGCAAAATTAAGCGGTACAACATCTCCCTGTGAAGTGCCGGCTCTTTGCCGAGTTAAAGGGGCTGGAGGTCAAGACGGTGGGGCGAGGTAATTTGACACCTTATGATTGACTATGTTAGTCATATATAAACAACCATGGAGGACATATTTATGAAGGCCGTTGCTGTGTCTGAACTGAAAGCCTCGCTGAGCAGATTTCTCGCCGCAGTCAAGGAAGGCGAGGAGGTCATCGTAACTGATAGGGGGAAGCCGGTCGCCAAGCTGGTCCCTGTCACACGGGACAAAACAGATCGGCCGCCCCATCTCCTGGCACTTGAGCGCGCGGGAATGGTCAAAATCGGAGCAGGTGGACTACCCCATGGATTCTGGGACCTTCCACGACCGAAAGACCCCAAGAATCGTGCCCTGGAGGCACTCTTGCAAGAACGAGCGGAATCCCGGTGAAATTCTGGGACGCTTCGGCCCTTATTCCCCTGTACTTTGAAGGTCCGCAGACCAAGGCCATCCGTGCCATCGCGAAAGCCGACGGGGATATCGTCGCCTGGTGGGGAAGCCCCATTGAATGCTTTTCAGCGTTTGCACGGCTACGGCGGGAGGGGTTCTTGACGCCTCAGGGGGAGGATCAGATTCGTCACCTACTGGTCCTGTTGTCAGATGCATGGACAGAGATTGAGCCGAGCGCCGAAGTACGGGTCATTGCCGCACGGCTTCTCCTCGCGCATCCTTTACGCGCGGCTGATTCCCTTCAATTGGCTGCCGGTCTTGTATGGGCCGGCACAACACCCAGGGGCCACCACTTTGTCTGCCTCGATCACAGGTTGAGGGACGCAGCCAGAACTGAAGGGTTTGCGCTGCTTCCTGCATGACCCCTGGAACTTGACATTTCGAATAATAGTGTGTGACTGAAGGTAAGGCCTTGAAAGTCGCAGTGGTGTGCGAGAAAGACGGTTTGTGACTGAATGCGAACGGAGAGACTGACATGGCCAGGACAGTGGACACACTTGCAGCGGAGATTCATGATCTGCCAGACGTAGAGAAATTACGGCTGGTGGATGCCATCCTGGCGGACTTGGATAGGCCGGATCCGGAGATCGACCGGGTGTGGGCGGAGGAGGCGCGCAAGCGCTGGGAAGCTTACAAGGCCGGACGGGCCACGACGGTACCCTATGAGACCGTGATGGCCAAGCATCGCCGCTCGTGAAGGTACGTTTTCTTACCTTAGCGCAGCAGGAACTCGACGACGCGGTTACCTGGTGCCCCGTTGACCGGAGGTGAACGGATGAAGGTGGCGGTGGTGGGGGTGGGGGCGGTCGGAGGCTACTTTGGCGGCCTGCTGGCCAAGGGGGGCGCCGATGTGACCTTCATCGCCCGAGGGAAGCACCTGGAAGCGCTCAGGGCGAGGGACCTCACGGTCAAGAGCGGGAAGGGGGACTTCGCTATTCGTGTCTGCGCCACTGATGATCCGGCGGAGGTTGGTCCTGTCGATCTGGTCCTCTTCTGCGTAAAATCGTACGATACCGGGACGGCCATTCGCCAGACGCTCCCAATGGTCGGACGGGAGAGCATCGTCCTGTCGCTGCAGAACGGCATCGACAACGAGGAAAAGATCGCGTCCCTCGTTGGAAAGGAGAAGGTACTCGCGGGAGTCGCCTACATCGGGGCGAGCATGCTGGGGCCTGGAGTAGTGTGCCAGCAGGAATCAGGAAGGATCGTCTTCGGGGAGCTCGACGGCGGCCTCAGCGAACGGGTCATCAGACTCAAAGCATTCTTTGACCAATACGGCCTGCCCGCTGAAGGCTCCCCTGACATGAAAAAAATCCTGTGGGCGAAGCTCGCCTGGAACGCCCCTTTCAACGCCATCAATACGCTGGTCGGCGGCCCGGTCAAGGTGATCCTTGAGAACCCCCACACCTTCGAGTTAGCGAGGCGGGTGACGGAGGAGGTCGTCACTGTGGCGAACGCCTCAGGGGTTCGTCTTGCCTTAGCGGAGGTATGGGAGCGGAATATCAAGTTCTCCCGAAGCTACGACGTCAAGACCTCGATGCTCCAAGACCTGGAGGCAGGCAAGCCTTTGGAGTATGAAGCCCTGAATGGCGTCATTGTCAAGAAGGCGGCCGGGCTCGGCCTGACCACCCCCTGCAACTTCGCCCTCTATGCCCTCCTGTCCGGGCTTCAGGTCACGAGTTGAGCAGCCCACGATTTCAGCCGCTCTGACGCCAAAGACTCTTGCTATTCGTGATGTATCAAAAGTAGAATCACTGTGGCTTCTTGCTCAGTGTAGCCGCGCTAGTGGCCCTCCGTGTCCTCCGAGTGGCCGTCAACTGTGACCTTGAACAGAAGCGCCAAGACGTAATTGTGGGGCATGCTCTACTCTACTATCCTGATTTATGCTAATATCAAACGCTATAAATTGTCTGGCTTGCGAGACGCAAGCCAGACTCTGCAGGGATGCGAGAGGGGTCGCCCGGCGCGAGGAGGAACTTCATGGCTGACAGCTTGACCATCATCGACAACCGAACCGAGAAGAAGTACGAAATCCCTATCGAAAACGGGACGATCAAGGCCATGGATCTCCGACAGATCAAGACCTCTGACGGCGATTTCGGATTGATGAGCTATGACCCGTCGTTTGGCAACACGGCTTGCTGCAAGAGCCAGATCACGTTTATCGACGGTGAACAGGGGATCCTGCTGCACAGGGGCTATCCCATTGAGCAGTTAGCCGAGAAGAGCACCTATCTGGAGACTGCATACCTCCTTATTTACGGGGAGCTCCCCAGCGGCGAACAGATGGATGGTTTCGTCAATCAGGTCACACGTCATACCATGGTCCATGAGAATATCAAGAAGTTGATGGATGGTTTTCACTACGACGCCCACCCGATGGGGATCCTCCTGGGAACGGTTGGCGCCCTCTCGACCTTCTATCCGGACGCCAAGAATATTATGGATCCAGAGGCCCGCCAACGGCAGATTATTCGCCTGATCGCCAAGATGCCGACGCTGGCGGCGTACGCCTACCGACATAGCCGTGGGCTGCCGTACGCCTACCCGGACAACAACCTGAGTTTCACCGGTAACTTCCTCAATATGCTGTTCCGGATCACAGAGTCGACGTACTACCCGCATCCCGTGTTGGAAAGAGCCTTGGATGTCCTGTTTGTCCTGCACGCCGACCACGAACAGAATTGC belongs to Candidatus Methylomirabilis sp. and includes:
- a CDS encoding type II toxin-antitoxin system prevent-host-death family antitoxin → MKAVAVSELKASLSRFLAAVKEGEEVIVTDRGKPVAKLVPVTRDKTDRPPHLLALERAGMVKIGAGGLPHGFWDLPRPKDPKNRALEALLQERAESR
- a CDS encoding type II toxin-antitoxin system VapC family toxin, which codes for MKFWDASALIPLYFEGPQTKAIRAIAKADGDIVAWWGSPIECFSAFARLRREGFLTPQGEDQIRHLLVLLSDAWTEIEPSAEVRVIAARLLLAHPLRAADSLQLAAGLVWAGTTPRGHHFVCLDHRLRDAARTEGFALLPA
- a CDS encoding addiction module protein — its product is MARTVDTLAAEIHDLPDVEKLRLVDAILADLDRPDPEIDRVWAEEARKRWEAYKAGRATTVPYETVMAKHRRS
- a CDS encoding 2-dehydropantoate 2-reductase produces the protein MKVAVVGVGAVGGYFGGLLAKGGADVTFIARGKHLEALRARDLTVKSGKGDFAIRVCATDDPAEVGPVDLVLFCVKSYDTGTAIRQTLPMVGRESIVLSLQNGIDNEEKIASLVGKEKVLAGVAYIGASMLGPGVVCQQESGRIVFGELDGGLSERVIRLKAFFDQYGLPAEGSPDMKKILWAKLAWNAPFNAINTLVGGPVKVILENPHTFELARRVTEEVVTVANASGVRLALAEVWERNIKFSRSYDVKTSMLQDLEAGKPLEYEALNGVIVKKAAGLGLTTPCNFALYALLSGLQVTS
- a CDS encoding citrate synthase, whose amino-acid sequence is MADSLTIIDNRTEKKYEIPIENGTIKAMDLRQIKTSDGDFGLMSYDPSFGNTACCKSQITFIDGEQGILLHRGYPIEQLAEKSTYLETAYLLIYGELPSGEQMDGFVNQVTRHTMVHENIKKLMDGFHYDAHPMGILLGTVGALSTFYPDAKNIMDPEARQRQIIRLIAKMPTLAAYAYRHSRGLPYAYPDNNLSFTGNFLNMLFRITESTYYPHPVLERALDVLFVLHADHEQNCSGNAMRSVGSSHVDPFSAVAAAIAALYGPLHGGANEAVLRMLKEIGSKDKVAAHIKKVKAGELRLMGFGHRVYKNYDPRAKVIKRLAEEVFEVTGKNPLLEVALELERIALQDEYFVARKLYPNIDFYTGLIYEAMKFPMDMFPVLFAIPRTAGWVAQWEEMLLDPEQKIARPRQIYLGQLRRDYYPIANRPSQAPRGG